Proteins found in one Zea mays cultivar B73 chromosome 1, Zm-B73-REFERENCE-NAM-5.0, whole genome shotgun sequence genomic segment:
- the LOC100279605 gene encoding uncharacterized protein LOC100279605, which yields MEADIAFRYEIPRTAQFLRDGAYTRVALQFPDEMLKDAAAVARALRRELASGGADSGVRVFVMADTAYNSCCVDEVGASHIDAQCVVHYGHACMSPTSNLPAFFVFGKAPLDVHACAGTLLECSRKSNKRILVLYGLEYAYALDDLRQTFMESCKSNSGNHEVQYAEVLCSVMSPSSSTTEENKIPQSSGPSCNGDISRNSESATFLNNRNGMECSSSTQKYSLAGMTWNISVEEKMEDYFIFWIGQDSSAFANIVLTFNKCEIVRYDAIENQLTADVSHLMKILRRRYYLVEKAKDANIIGILVGTLGVAGYLHIIEQMKDLIKAAGKKSYTLVMGRPNSAKLANFPECEVFIYVSCAQTALLDSKDFLAPVITPFEAVLAFGRGREWTGEYLLDFKDLITSEKQEAASTTGEARFSFIKGVYVEDNCPQENEEQSETSLALAEVTEKALSIQNQHNDAVLYQGRAMSSIDYLKARSYRGLTGEYEGPVPDSVLVGRMGRAAGYSDEKTESAQ from the exons ATGGAAGCCGACATCGCTTTCAGGTATGAGATCCCCCGGACCGCCCAGTTCCTCCGCGACGGCGCCTACACCAGGGTCGCGCTCCAG TTCCCCGACGAGATGCTGAAGGATGCTGCTGCGGTGGCGAGGGCGTTGCGGCGGGAGCTTGCCTCCGGCGGCGCCGACAGTGGGGTTAGGGTGTTCGTGATGGCCGACACGGCGTACAACTCCTGCTGCGTGGACGAGGTGGGCGCGTCCCACATCGATGCGCAGTGCGTCGTCCACTACGGCCACGCCTGCATGAGCCC AACATCAAATTTGCCAGCTTTCTTTGTATTTGGGAAGGCACCGTTGGATGTCCACGCATGTGCCGGCACATTGCTGGAGTGCTCAAGGAAAAGCAATAAGCGCATTCTG GTTTTATATGGACTAGAGTACGCATATGCATTGGATGACCTTAGACAGACTTTCATGGAGTCATGTAAATCAAATTCTGGCAATCATGAAGTCCAGTATGCAGAAGTTCTATGTTCAGTTATGAGTCCATCATCAAGTACTACAGAAGAAAACAAAATTCCTCAGTCGAGTGGCCCCTCTTGTAATGGGGATATCTCCAGAAACAGCGAGTCGGCAACATTCCTGAATAATCGTAATGGCATGGAATGTTCCAGTTCCACACAAAAGTACAGCCTTGCTGGCATGACATGGAATATTTCAGTTGAGGAGAAAATGGAGGACTATTTCATATTTTGGATTGGACAAGATAGCTCAGCATTTGCCAACATAGTGCTTACCTTCAATAAATGTGAAATAG TTAGATATGATGCAATAGAAAATCAACTCACAGCGGACGTCTCTCATCTGATGAAAATTCTTAGGCGAAG ATATTACCTCGTGGAGAAGGCGAAGGATGCAAATATTATTGGCATTTTGGTGGGAACTCTGGGTGTAG CTGGTTATCTTCATATAATCGAACAAATGAAAGATCTGATCAAGGCCGCTGGAAAGAAATCCTATACATTGGTCATGGGTAGGCCTAATTCTGCCAAGCTTGCGAATTTTCCAGAG TGCGAAGTTTTTATTTATGTTTCTTGTGCCCAAACTGCTCTGCTGGATAGCAAGGATTTTTTAGCTCCAGTTATTACACCTTTTGAAGCTGTACTAGCTTTTGGCAG GGGAAGAGAGTGGACCGGAGAGTATCTTTTGGATTTCAAGGATTTGATCACTTCAGAGAAACAAGAAGCTGCGAGCACAACAGGAGAAGCACGCTTTTCTTTTATCAAAGGTGTCTATGTGGAAGATAATTGCCCTCAAG AAAATGAGGAACAATCGGAAACGTCGCTCGCTCTGGCTGAGGTAACTGAAAAGGCACTGAGCATCCAAAACCAGCACAACGACGCTGTCCTTTACCAAGGAAGAGCAATGTCCTCAATCGACTACCTCAAGGCACGTTCCTACCGTGGTCTAACTGGAGAATACGAAGGCCCAGTTCCTGATTCAGTCTTGGTAGGCAGAATGGGCAGGGCAGCTGGTTACAGTGACGAGAAAACTGAGAGCGCACAGTGA
- the LOC100279605 gene encoding uncharacterized protein isoform X1, translated as MEADIAFRYEIPRTAQFLRDGAYTRVALQFPDEMLKDAAAVARALRRELASGGADSGVRVFVMADTAYNSCCVDEVGASHIDAQCVVHYGHACMSPTSNLPAFFVFGKAPLDVHACAGTLLECSRKSNKRILVLYGLEYAYALDDLRQTFMESCKSNSGNHEVQYAEVLCSVMSPSSSTTEENKIPQSSGPSCNGDISRNSESATFLNNRNGMECSSSTQKYSLAGMTWNISVEEKMEDYFIFWIGQDSSAFANIVLTFNKCEIVRYDAIENQLTADVSHLMKILRRRYYLVEKAKDANIIGILVGTLGVAGYLHIIEQMKDLIKAAGKKSYTLVMGRPNSAKLANFPECEVFIYVSCAQTALLDSKDFLAPVITPFEAVLAFGRGREWTGEYLLDFKDLITSEKQEAASTTGEARFSFIKGVYVEDNCPQGTSYAVGSIHLSLSEQVLSSNSAMKMRNNRKRRSLWLR; from the exons ATGGAAGCCGACATCGCTTTCAGGTATGAGATCCCCCGGACCGCCCAGTTCCTCCGCGACGGCGCCTACACCAGGGTCGCGCTCCAG TTCCCCGACGAGATGCTGAAGGATGCTGCTGCGGTGGCGAGGGCGTTGCGGCGGGAGCTTGCCTCCGGCGGCGCCGACAGTGGGGTTAGGGTGTTCGTGATGGCCGACACGGCGTACAACTCCTGCTGCGTGGACGAGGTGGGCGCGTCCCACATCGATGCGCAGTGCGTCGTCCACTACGGCCACGCCTGCATGAGCCC AACATCAAATTTGCCAGCTTTCTTTGTATTTGGGAAGGCACCGTTGGATGTCCACGCATGTGCCGGCACATTGCTGGAGTGCTCAAGGAAAAGCAATAAGCGCATTCTG GTTTTATATGGACTAGAGTACGCATATGCATTGGATGACCTTAGACAGACTTTCATGGAGTCATGTAAATCAAATTCTGGCAATCATGAAGTCCAGTATGCAGAAGTTCTATGTTCAGTTATGAGTCCATCATCAAGTACTACAGAAGAAAACAAAATTCCTCAGTCGAGTGGCCCCTCTTGTAATGGGGATATCTCCAGAAACAGCGAGTCGGCAACATTCCTGAATAATCGTAATGGCATGGAATGTTCCAGTTCCACACAAAAGTACAGCCTTGCTGGCATGACATGGAATATTTCAGTTGAGGAGAAAATGGAGGACTATTTCATATTTTGGATTGGACAAGATAGCTCAGCATTTGCCAACATAGTGCTTACCTTCAATAAATGTGAAATAG TTAGATATGATGCAATAGAAAATCAACTCACAGCGGACGTCTCTCATCTGATGAAAATTCTTAGGCGAAG ATATTACCTCGTGGAGAAGGCGAAGGATGCAAATATTATTGGCATTTTGGTGGGAACTCTGGGTGTAG CTGGTTATCTTCATATAATCGAACAAATGAAAGATCTGATCAAGGCCGCTGGAAAGAAATCCTATACATTGGTCATGGGTAGGCCTAATTCTGCCAAGCTTGCGAATTTTCCAGAG TGCGAAGTTTTTATTTATGTTTCTTGTGCCCAAACTGCTCTGCTGGATAGCAAGGATTTTTTAGCTCCAGTTATTACACCTTTTGAAGCTGTACTAGCTTTTGGCAG GGGAAGAGAGTGGACCGGAGAGTATCTTTTGGATTTCAAGGATTTGATCACTTCAGAGAAACAAGAAGCTGCGAGCACAACAGGAGAAGCACGCTTTTCTTTTATCAAAGGTGTCTATGTGGAAGATAATTGCCCTCAAGGTACATCATACGCAGTTGGGTCTATCCATCTGTCACTGTCTGAACAAGTTCTGTCCTCTAATAGTGCTATG AAAATGAGGAACAATCGGAAACGTCGCTCGCTCTGGCTGAGGTAA